The following is a genomic window from Melitaea cinxia chromosome 7, ilMelCinx1.1, whole genome shotgun sequence.
ATAAATGAAGTTAGTAAGagcacttaaattaaaaattaatacatcaaAGAAATCAGTTTCATATTGTGCCATCGTTTCATACAAATGTtaagtgaaaataataaaaaatttaattgaaaaaccTACAAACTTAACCTACCtaacaaactaaaatttttaaacaactcaAATCAAAACAGTAAATTCAAGTAACGAATGCAAACCATTTATTCTAGTAACTTAGAGTTTTAACTACATGTTAAATTTTGTGAtgtcatttatttacaatgtcaaaaagtatattctattctattaacGTTAAAAGATTCATGTTCAATGAGCGGCAAACTGCATTGTAAGATAAACACTGTCTGCTTGCATAAAGATAACATAGTATGCAGTTGCTTAATTGTCTAGCCCGACGAGAGACATTATGCCATCTATTTATTCTAGGAAGATTTTAACCTTTTTACTTAAATACCCCAAAGGACTGACTAAATAGCTATGAGCATTTAAAAATcctttgatataaaaaataataattcgaaaCCACTGGCGTAGTTTTGTACGGAATAAATATTCCAAAAATGTCCTGACCACTTTTAATTGTAGTATATAGGATTTATTCATCCCAGGTTCGCCGCAAACGGGACGGTTTCAAGTATGGTCCGGATGATGGGGAGTTAGGAAACCTTTGCATGTAACGCTCCAAACGTAAATATTTAACTGTGATGAGGCGTCCCTCATACCACCAGCCATGAAgactcttataaacaatgccaGCATCCATAGGGGTCGCACATTTTACATAAACACAGCATGATGTACGCTCAATGTCAATATGAAGAATGTTACAAGAATCGCATTTCTCGAGGATAACGTCCTGGATTATAGTTCTCAAGTTGGGATTAGTGTCGTTCTTTTCAAACATATGACGGATTTTCAAACATGGTGTTGGAGATACTGCTAGATTGTTCACGGAACCTTCCTGAGTTTCAAACGCCTGCCCCTGCCAGGAAGTGCTTCGTTTAGGACTGCTGTGGGAAGCGACCCACCTCCACACTCGGCAGTCCTCTCCATCTACCGACTGAACCTCCATTCGTACTCTACTTTCATTCTTCTGAATAAACTTGACTGCCGCATCCCAGGTAGAATACATTTTTTCTCTATTTGGAGGAGATATAAGAGTATCCCTCACATGGTCCACAGATATGTAGGGTTCCCCGCTGTCCTCAGTTTCTTGTGATATCACATCTATAATTTGTTCAACCATCGAATAAATTTCCTCACTTTTCttcttttgataatttaaataatatttgtatagtttttGCAAACCCAATACCAATACAGATATGATTCCAAGAATGGCTAATGTTAAACCAGCTGaatataatgtattaataaacaGACATGAAACAGGAGTTGATGGGTCGGCAAGAGCTATTGCGACTCTGCCTTGATAGCGTTGGTTCAAAATATCATTAGTAGATGTAAGAGGTGTGTACTCTACTTTTTGATCGTATGAGGTTTGAAGCTGTACAACATTTAGACCCCATCTTGGATTATGGACAAGTAAAACTTCTAAGTTATTCAGTTCTTCCCTAATCTGACGGTTATCCTGTCCTGCTTGTTTTCTAGCTAATTCCATAATTTCTTTCTCTGTCAAGTAAGGTTGAGCTCCAGGCTCCCCACATTTAAAAGCAGCCGTCCGAGCGGTAAGTTTTGGATgtataaatttcaacaaatctTTAGCCAAGCCTACTTGATCCTCAAGAACGCAATTAGCTTGGGGTCTATGAGATGGATTGTGACTGAGTTGACATATCGGTATCACACTGTTTGTGTCATCTACTACTGATGTGATATCATTTTTCTTAACTACATACacgaaaaataagaaaaaaaaaaaaagtgcaaCAAGAGCAACGAGGGCAAGGGACACAACATTATTCTTCAagaattttttatcatttactgCCTTATAGTCCACTATGTCAGATCTAGAAACGCCTGTGATATATGATCTGCGTGGGATTGTGCTTCCATTGGTTGTGTCAC
Proteins encoded in this region:
- the LOC123655038 gene encoding inner nuclear membrane protein Man1-like, whose product is MADQVDSMSDAELRTKLAEHGFPVMPITASTRKLLVKKLKMVLDNKSKPRNSVDSKVESRRSLARYSSGEESDLDSTNITKERRGRRATTGGAMLPPVSNKSRRIPIKKDSPVKRDSDKGSESEEEKAPVRTHEEVETVTTRRVTRTYANDQDDYETGSDSDVDSDKKTSSPFRSSSRSSDYISSTLPTNDASTSPRKSSIFSRPSLSQTNYTSNLSSSDQLNSIRSRLGLTSSMADRPPLRSYTSNYASTTYQPSTTYQPSTSSVDEIESPYLSNFTRRLTSLKPDLPKPPSFLDRDTTNGSTIPRRSYITGVSRSDIVDYKAVNDKKFLKNNVVSLALVALVALFFFFLFFVYVVKKNDITSVVDDTNSVIPICQLSHNPSHRPQANCVLEDQVGLAKDLLKFIHPKLTARTAAFKCGEPGAQPYLTEKEIMELARKQAGQDNRQIREELNNLEVLLVHNPRWGLNVVQLQTSYDQKVEYTPLTSTNDILNQRYQGRVAIALADPSTPVSCLFINTLYSAGLTLAILGIISVLVLGLQKLYKYYLNYQKKKSEEIYSMVEQIIDVISQETEDSGEPYISVDHVRDTLISPPNREKMYSTWDAAVKFIQKNESRVRMEVQSVDGEDCRVWRWVASHSSPKRSTSWQGQAFETQEGSVNNLAVSPTPCLKIRHMFEKNDTNPNLRTIIQDVILEKCDSCNILHIDIERTSCCVYVKCATPMDAGIVYKSLHGWWYEGRLITVKYLRLERYMQRFPNSPSSGPYLKPSRLRRTWDE